The genomic region CAGGCAGGGGCCGGCTGAACAGGAAACCCTGCCCCTGCTGGCACCCCCGCTCCTTCATGAAGGCGAGCTGTTCGGGGGTCTCGATCCCCTCTGCCACAACATCGAGCCCCATGCTCCGGCCCAGCGCCACGATCGACCCGGCGATGGCCGCATCGTTGGGGTCGCTGGTCACGTCACGGACAAAGGAACGGTCGACCTTCAGCCTGGAGATGGGAAAACGCTTCAGGTAGCTGAGGGACGAGTAGCCCGTGCCGAAATCGTCCACCGCCAGATGGATGTCGCGGACCTTGAGATCGGTCAGGGTCATGATGCTCTCCTCCACGTCCCCCATGATCACGCTTTCGGTGATTTCCAGCTCCAGCCAGCGCGGGTCGAGCCCGGTTTCACCGAGAATCTCGTCGACGGTATCGACGAAGTTGGGCTGCCGGAACTGACGTCCGGAGATATTGACCGCCATCCGCACCGGAGCCAGGCCCGACTCCTGCCAGGCACGGCCCTGTCGGCAGGCCTGCCGCAGCACCCACTCTCCGATGGGCACGATCAACCCGGTCTCCTCTGCCAGGGGGATGAAATCGGCAGGGGGAACGAGCCCCCGCTTGGAATGGCGCCAGCGCAGCAGGGCCTCCACCCCGATCAGACGCCCGCTGGGCAGCTCGACCTGGGGCTGGTAGTGAAGGACGAACTGCTCCTGGTCAAGGGCCCGGCGCAGATCCCCCTCGAGGAGCAGCCGCTCGTGGGCCCGGGCGTTCATATCCGGGGTGTAGAACTGGTAGGTGTTGCGCCCCCGCTCCTTGGAGCGATACATGGCGACGTCGGCACACCGCAACAATCCCTCCGAATCCATGCCGTCAGCAGGATAAACGCTGATGCCGATACTGGCGGTCACGTACAGCTCGTGGTTGCGGATGTTGAAGGGGCGGGCGAGGGTTCCGAGGATGCTCTCGGCCACCGTGGCCAGGTCGGTGAACTTCTGGAACTCCTCCACCACGACGAGGAACTCGTCCCCCCCGAGGCGGGCCAGGGTATCGCTCTTGCGCACGCAGCCGGAGAGGCGCTGGGCCACCTCCCGCAGCAGTTGGTCGCCGACATCGTGGCCGATGGAATCGTTGATGGTCTTGAAGCGGTCGAGGTCGAGAAACAGGAGGGCCGCCTGGCGTTTGCGGCGCTCGGCCTTGTGCAGGGCCTGCTCCAGGCGGTCACGCAGCAACAGCCGGTTGGGCAGCTGGGTCAGGGGGTCATGGTGAGCCAGATGCTTGAGGCGCGCCTCTTTTCTTCGCAGCTGAGACTCGGCATGCAGTCGTTCGGTGATGTCCCGGGACGACTCGATGATCCCCGCCACCTTTCCCGAGGCGTCCCGCAGGGGTGAGGCCTTGAGTTCATAGCTGCGCAACTCGCCGTCCGCAAGGCGGTGCTGGTGAACCACAATCGCCTCGCTGCCGGTGCGGAGCACCTCCTCCAAGGGGCAGGGATGGTCCTCCCCCCGGCACGGCTGGTCGGAACGATGGGAGACCTGATGGCAACGAAGCCCCTCCCCGTCCCCTTCTCCCGGGGGAAGATAGAGCCGTGCGGCCTGGTTCATGAGCAGAATCCGGCACTCCAGATCGATGACCATGATCGGATCTATGACCCCGTCGATGACAGACTGCAGGAAGGAATGCTCGACGTTGAGAGTCTCCTCGGCACAGTGCAGCTGCCGGAGACGTTCCCTATAGGGGCGGAGAAAACAGCGCAAAAAGACGGGGAAGAGGACCAGGGTGAGCAGAAGGGCGTCCAGAAGAGCCACGTCCAGGGGGGAGAGCGTGCCGAAGGTCGGGCTCACAAACATCACCAGGAGTTCGGCGATGAACACCGCGCAAACGGTGAAGATCAGGATGATGGAGGAGGTCGGGCAGGACCAGGCTCGTTTGGGACCCCTCCCCCGAGAGGAGTCCGCAAGAGCCAACCTCTCCGGAAAGGATTGGTTCCCGCTGCTATTCATGCCCTTTTCAGCAATTTCGGGCACCGATCCCTCCCAAAAGAAAAAACACCCCTCTTCGCACGAAAGAGCGGGTGTTTGACCGGGAAGCAGAAGATCGTTTTATCCACCAGCTTCGGCAACCCGGCTGTCCGCATTCCTGCGACGGACCCGTGGCTTTGCGTCCCAGGATCTCTCCTGGTTTGCTCTTATCGACGATGTCGAACCAAAGGTTAACAATCTTTATATTATTTGACAAGTAAAATGCAGACGAGCGGGGCACTTCCAGAACAATGAGAAGTAAAGTGTCCCGGTTCGGACCTCGGGAGCCTTGGGGCCCGAACCGGGACGGAACAGTTCGTTTAATGCATGAAGTGCCGGGGGCCTTTTCGGGGGCCCATCAGGGGGCGAAGTTTCTTCGCCAGAACCTGTTGTTCGGGGGTCAGAAAGGCGAAAATCTTGCTGTGGGTCCGCGCCTTGGACACGATCATTTCGGTTTTCGCCGCAGCCTGGCGGGCCGCAAGGGCCCGGATCCTGGCTTCGTCAAAGGCGCCGTCCTGCATGGTTTCGCGAAGCTCCTCGCGGGTCTGCCTCATCTGCTCCCGATAGGGCTCGGTCGCCTCTCGCTCGGCCGCCATGACGGCCTCGATCTGGGCCTGCTGCTCTTCGCTCAGTTCCAGAACCTCGGCCATGGCCTCTATTCGGTGGCCGGGGCCGCGCCCTCTCTCCCCATAGCGCCCCATCATCGGGGCATCCTCTGCCAGAGCGATCTCCTCGGCGATGGCCGGCGGGGACATGCCGCTGATGAACAGCCCCCCGCTGGCGGCAGTCATGAGGGCAAGAGCGGTGATGAAGAATCGGTTTTTCATGGCTTTTTCTCCTTTCTGGGTGGTTTTTTCGCTTTCAGCTCGGGTCCGGATCCGACCGGGCTGTCCTTGATTCAAAGGTAGCCGCTTTCAGGTAAAGCGGGTGTTAAGTCTGTACCGCGTTGGGTAAAGTTATGTAAAGTCAACGAACTTCGCCCGACCCGCAGCGTTTGCCCCCGTTCGGACTGGAGTCGCCAGACCCTGCGCCGCCAGGCCTGCTTCTCAGTGCCCGTGCCTGCTGCTCCCGCCTGAACGTCCTGTATTCCATCATCTGTGCCGGAGTCAACGTGGCTTCGAGTTGATTTTCCGTCTCCCGGATCTGGGCTTCGAGATTACTTTTAAGCATGTTCTTCCCTTCCGTCTCCCCACTGCGGAATACCGCGTCTTTTCATATTTCCGTGCCGGGCATCGAACTCGGAGGATTGTCGGCGGCCGAGGGTCAGAAAAAATCCCCGGGGAAACGGAGGAAATATTCCCCGGGGCAAGTGGCCCGCCTTCGATTTGTCGCCTTACCGCCCGGTCGTGACCGCCCTCGCCCGAACCGCCCACGCACCGCCATCAACGCTCATGAGATTATTCCTTTGTTCCGTCGCCGTTTTCATGGTAGGGATGCTAACCGAAACTGCGTAAAGGTTGGGTTAAGAGTCGGCGAACTCCGGTAAAGTTTTGTCATGCCCCAGGGTCTCTTCCTTTACGCTTCTTTACAAAAAGGGACGGATCAGAGAAACAGAGGCTGC from Desulfuromonas sp. harbors:
- a CDS encoding GGDEF and EAL domain-containing protein, producing the protein MPEIAEKGMNSSGNQSFPERLALADSSRGRGPKRAWSCPTSSIILIFTVCAVFIAELLVMFVSPTFGTLSPLDVALLDALLLTLVLFPVFLRCFLRPYRERLRQLHCAEETLNVEHSFLQSVIDGVIDPIMVIDLECRILLMNQAARLYLPPGEGDGEGLRCHQVSHRSDQPCRGEDHPCPLEEVLRTGSEAIVVHQHRLADGELRSYELKASPLRDASGKVAGIIESSRDITERLHAESQLRRKEARLKHLAHHDPLTQLPNRLLLRDRLEQALHKAERRKRQAALLFLDLDRFKTINDSIGHDVGDQLLREVAQRLSGCVRKSDTLARLGGDEFLVVVEEFQKFTDLATVAESILGTLARPFNIRNHELYVTASIGISVYPADGMDSEGLLRCADVAMYRSKERGRNTYQFYTPDMNARAHERLLLEGDLRRALDQEQFVLHYQPQVELPSGRLIGVEALLRWRHSKRGLVPPADFIPLAEETGLIVPIGEWVLRQACRQGRAWQESGLAPVRMAVNISGRQFRQPNFVDTVDEILGETGLDPRWLELEITESVIMGDVEESIMTLTDLKVRDIHLAVDDFGTGYSSLSYLKRFPISRLKVDRSFVRDVTSDPNDAAIAGSIVALGRSMGLDVVAEGIETPEQLAFMKERGCQQGQGFLFSRPLPAEQIESFLRREQSGEQGTFFPEETGGAATRGRRVGEMMPVEGCRVDKK
- a CDS encoding Spy/CpxP family protein refolding chaperone produces the protein MKNRFFITALALMTAASGGLFISGMSPPAIAEEIALAEDAPMMGRYGERGRGPGHRIEAMAEVLELSEEQQAQIEAVMAAEREATEPYREQMRQTREELRETMQDGAFDEARIRALAARQAAAKTEMIVSKARTHSKIFAFLTPEQQVLAKKLRPLMGPRKGPRHFMH